The DNA window ACGTCAAAATAATATCAATATATATATGTGGAAAAATTTACTCATTTTGTACTATATAATAAATACATAAGATAATTATTAATCTTATATACCTATTATAGGCAATTTTAAAAGTTTTTGCAAACATTTGTTCTAAAACACTTGACCGAACATTCGTTCGTGTGCTAATATAAGCATGTAAACAAACAAATGTTCTCAGATATTATGTTCGATGTAAATGTGAGGTATGAGATGAAAAATATATTGATGATGGTAGGAATGTGCTTAACAATCTTGTTCGGCTATAATATGACAAATCCTGTAACAGCTACAAATACACATGCAGTACGTGAAGTAAAGGTACAAGCAGGCGATACAATGTGGGATATTGCAGCTCGCACAGCTCATAAAGATATGGATGTTCGTGAAATGGTATATGCCATGAAAGAACTTAACAATATCAGTGATTCTGGTACACTGGTACCTGGTACAGTTTTAAAGGTACCAGCACATAAAACTGATAGTCCAGTTAGAGCTTTGGACTATGTGGCTCAAAACTAAATATATATGGGTGTAACCCACACAAAAAAGCAGCTACTCAATAGAGATAGCTGCTTTTTGTTGTTTCATGTATGTTATTAACCGATTTATAGATATTATCTGAATCAACTGATTTATAGTTTTTATCTAAATCGTTTTTCAAAGATTGTTGAAATAGGATTGTCTACAAACTTGTTCGCTTCATTAATATAACGACGAACCATATTAACGCTATGGTGGCGTGTTTGTCTCATAATATTACGTTCTTCCACACCATAGGCTGCAGCAGTCGTTGCAAAGCCATGACGCAAGCTATGGGCTCCATACATGGCAGGATCAAGACCGATAAGAGAAATATATTTCTTTACGATTTCGGCAATCATCTTATCGGATATAGCTGTTTTACGTAACGACATATTTTTAGTAAAGCCTCTAAATACAGGTCCTTCTGTTATACCAGAGACACGTAACCATTGCTGTAAGGCACGAACTGCGTCTAACGGAGAACCAGATAGATGCGGAATCGCCACTACAGCACCTTGACCTTCTTGGTCGGCTTTAGATGATGGTACAAAGATTTCAACACCTTGTGGAGAGAATTGAAGATGTTCTACTGTAATAGCCGCAATTTCGCTACGACGAAAAGCACCCATAAATCCGATTAAAAGAATAGCTTTATCACGTAATAGTTGTAATTCCGGTACATCTAGCTTGGTCATACAATCTAAAATATCTTCAATATCCTCTAATAGGACTGGTGTCTTACCTTGTTGGAATGTACCTTTTAAACGTCTAATGCCCCGTAACGCTTGTTTTACGATGGGAGCCATACATGGATTATCCCGATGGCCAGACGCATTATAATTCTCTGATATAGCGCTAATACGACGAGAAATCGTGTTTGCCTTAGCATAATCAGCAAGATCATTAATATAGTTTACTATGGTTTCTGGTGTAGCCGGAAAATAAGATACCTTTTGATAGGTACACCAATCTACGAAATCGTCCCAATCCGATTCATAAGCATCTACAGTATTTTCAGCCTTAGATAGCAATATACTTTGTTTGGCTTTCATAGACAACTTTGTACTATTCATAAGCGCATCGTTATTACGCAAATAGAAATGTTTTTGTTGTTCCTTAGACTCTGACATAATTCACCCTTACCCCTAAAAATATCAATATAATTGTACCATAGAATAGGTACTTATATGCTATAATTAGAGAATATAATGACTAATTTGGGAGAGTTTATAATACAATGAGTAAAAAATATATAATATTAGGGACTATGCTAGTCCTGCTGAGTACGAGCGGCTGCTCATACATCCCAACAGAAAATACATCGTATGGCGTATTTTACAATGATACAGATTTATCTAATACACCAAAGGGTGAATTACAAGCTCGAATACAAGAGCTAAATAGTAAAATACCACAACAGACTATATCCATTGATATGGGGAATAATAAAAAACAACAGGCTACGTATCATGATTTAGGTATTCAAGTAGATACAGAGGCTGTAGTAAAAGCTATTTCTACATATGGGTATGAAGATGATTGGTGGACATTACTTTCACATAGATTTAATGCCTTATATTATGGCCAACATTTTAAACCACAATATAAGCTAGACGAGGTAAAAAGTAAAACCTACCTTACAGAACTTGCCAAATCAATTGATACGCCAGGTCATGATGCATATCTAACTATTGAGAATGGTCAAGTTGTATTCCATCCTGCTAAAGAAGGTAAACGCATTGATATTGATGCAACCTTACAAAACCTTAAGGATCAATTACAATCTGGAGAAAGCATCACATCTTTATCTATGGTATTTACCACCAAAAATACTATTAAGGTTACTGATTCTGATTTAAAACCATTAAATACCGTTCTAGCATCCTTTAGTACAGATTTTGATCCAAATAATGAAAGCAGAACACATAATATTCAACTCGCATCTGATAAAATCAATGGTACATTGATTAAACCTGGTGCAGTATTCTCCTTTAACGATGTTGTAGGCGAGCGTACTGCTGAGGCTGGCTATGATGATGCACCGGTAATGATTGATGGCAAATTAGTTCCAGGTATTGGTGGTGGCATTTGCCAAGTTAGTTCTACCATCTTTAATACAGCCTTATTATCTGGCATGAATATTGTAGAACGTACACCTCACTTTGAACCTGTTGGATATATTCAAGCTGGTCGTGATGCTACAGTAGCATGGGGCTATTTGGACTTTAAGTTTAGAAATCCATACCAGCAATCCATTTATATTCTCAGTGTGATGAATCATGGTACACTAACCATCTATATTATAGGTACTGCTCAAGACAAGCCTAAAAATGTATCTATTTCAGTTGGTGATCGTAGTGAAATACCAAATAAGACAATTACACGCGTAGATCCATCTTTAAAAGAAAAAGAAGTACAAGAAGGGCATGTAGGGCTAACAATGAATACGTATAGAACCATTACATATGGTAACTGGGTAACCCAAACTGATTCCTTTGAATCTGTATATGACCCAGTAGATACGATTATAACAATGCCCCCAGAAAGTGCTACTAAAAAAACAGATAAAAAGAAACCATAATTAAAGATTTTATTAAATATAGCCTAAACTATTGACCATGAGGTATAAATAGTTTAGGCTATTATTTGGATGTAATTGAGAAACCAATATATACATATTACAAAGTATATGGAAATCCAATACAGAATATTGAGGATATAATCTATTCTCAATCATTCTCAATAATTATCATTTAGTTAAATAGAAGAGGAAACTATGGACACAATCTTACAATTTGATCACTCCTTGATCTTCTATGTACATGACCATCTTGTATATAGTTTTTTAACACCAATTATGGCATTTATTTCAAAAATTACTGGCAGCGGTGCCTTATGGATTGTCATTGCCTTATTATTGATGTTACAGAAAAAATATCGTGTATTAGGCATTGCGATAATAATTGCATTAGGATTTGTATTTATCATCGGTGACCAAGGTTTAAAACCACATGTAGCTCGATTAAGACCATTTGTAGATTTTCCTAATGTAACAGTACCATTAGAGTCTGCATTACCAAAAGCAAATAGTTATTCATTCCCGTCAGGCCATAGTTTTGGTTCATTTGCATCTGCCATGACCATTTACCTAGGCTTGAGTCAAATAGCGCCTCAGAAGCGATATTTGGGAATTATAGCATTACTTGGGTCATTAGTAGTAGCATTTTCTAGAGTATATCTATTTGTACATTATCCAACAGATGTATTAACAGGCTTAGTATTGGGCATTATCGTAGGCTTCATTGCATGGAAGCTTGCAAGAATCGGTTGGAACTGGTGGACTAACCGTCATAATGATGTAGAATACGAACCATACACATTTAAACGTAAATAAGCTTAAATAGCTAAAAAACTATATAACATAAGGGATTGGGCCATATAGGCCCAATTTTCTTTATATAATTACTTCCGATAATATATCGTTATCGGAAGTAAAATGCAAAGAAATAAAAATAAGCCTATATATCTATATCCTAGTTTATTTATCTTCCAACTATAATAATCAATAAAAATGACTATATGTCAATAAATCCACTGTCTTCGGCCTATGCCTTAGACTTATATAAACTCTTATATAACCTTTGAGATCTCATATAAAAATGATACTGTATTATCCTATATTTATTTCTATAAGTCTTATATAGTTTTAATATATATCAAAGCAACTTAACACTTAATAATCCTTAATTTACGAGGATCTATTGTTATTACAGTTTTACTATTATAGATATATGTGTAGAATTATTATTATTTAATTTTAAATACATATTGAAATTTTTGATATAACGTTGTAAAATAAGCATATAAATTATGTAATTTACTCATATTAACTCTCATGGAGGTATTATATGTGCTGGTGTGATATCGTAAGTAAAGCTAAAATTGGCAGTTTAAAACATTTAGGTAATGGTATGGAAGGTTCTTTAAGATTTTTAGCAGAAATCATTGTAGGTCTTAGTATCCTTCGTGTATTCGTAAACTGGATTTTTGGCATTTAAGCCTTACAATTATATAGAAATATATAAAAGACGCTTAGTAATCTAAGCGTCTTTCTTAGTATGTTATTAAGTTATTAAGTTATCAAGCTCTATATATAT is part of the Veillonella sp. genome and encodes:
- a CDS encoding LysM peptidoglycan-binding domain-containing protein, which gives rise to MKNILMMVGMCLTILFGYNMTNPVTATNTHAVREVKVQAGDTMWDIAARTAHKDMDVREMVYAMKELNNISDSGTLVPGTVLKVPAHKTDSPVRALDYVAQN
- a CDS encoding site-specific integrase, which gives rise to MSESKEQQKHFYLRNNDALMNSTKLSMKAKQSILLSKAENTVDAYESDWDDFVDWCTYQKVSYFPATPETIVNYINDLADYAKANTISRRISAISENYNASGHRDNPCMAPIVKQALRGIRRLKGTFQQGKTPVLLEDIEDILDCMTKLDVPELQLLRDKAILLIGFMGAFRRSEIAAITVEHLQFSPQGVEIFVPSSKADQEGQGAVVAIPHLSGSPLDAVRALQQWLRVSGITEGPVFRGFTKNMSLRKTAISDKMIAEIVKKYISLIGLDPAMYGAHSLRHGFATTAAAYGVEERNIMRQTRHHSVNMVRRYINEANKFVDNPISTIFEKRFR
- a CDS encoding VanW family protein — encoded protein: MSKKYIILGTMLVLLSTSGCSYIPTENTSYGVFYNDTDLSNTPKGELQARIQELNSKIPQQTISIDMGNNKKQQATYHDLGIQVDTEAVVKAISTYGYEDDWWTLLSHRFNALYYGQHFKPQYKLDEVKSKTYLTELAKSIDTPGHDAYLTIENGQVVFHPAKEGKRIDIDATLQNLKDQLQSGESITSLSMVFTTKNTIKVTDSDLKPLNTVLASFSTDFDPNNESRTHNIQLASDKINGTLIKPGAVFSFNDVVGERTAEAGYDDAPVMIDGKLVPGIGGGICQVSSTIFNTALLSGMNIVERTPHFEPVGYIQAGRDATVAWGYLDFKFRNPYQQSIYILSVMNHGTLTIYIIGTAQDKPKNVSISVGDRSEIPNKTITRVDPSLKEKEVQEGHVGLTMNTYRTITYGNWVTQTDSFESVYDPVDTIITMPPESATKKTDKKKP
- a CDS encoding phosphatase PAP2 family protein, whose product is MDTILQFDHSLIFYVHDHLVYSFLTPIMAFISKITGSGALWIVIALLLMLQKKYRVLGIAIIIALGFVFIIGDQGLKPHVARLRPFVDFPNVTVPLESALPKANSYSFPSGHSFGSFASAMTIYLGLSQIAPQKRYLGIIALLGSLVVAFSRVYLFVHYPTDVLTGLVLGIIVGFIAWKLARIGWNWWTNRHNDVEYEPYTFKRK